In a genomic window of Calditrichota bacterium:
- a CDS encoding T9SS type A sorting domain-containing protein: MKRINFLHKFGLILMAVLVLNSFLFAQQRVNVLIAYYSFTGNTEQMASGVEEGALKVQDVAVTKKKVTKVTASDLQNADGIILGSPTYFANIAGPMKTFVDNWAFKFGVYFGDKVGGAFSTGDMRTGGKEFVVISLLLAMMNNGMIVVGPVYQVGGVNFGGFGASAMTGAPDQGISDSELDDARKLGQRVATIARRLKYGTPVYDSNNSEPLPKKYSLHQNSPNPFNPGTKIEYELPQRSSVTLTIFNEIGEKVRTLVEKQQLAGKYEILWDGRNDYGQRVATGTYFYQLNVQGNVQTKKMILLK, from the coding sequence GTGAAGCGAATAAATTTTTTGCATAAGTTCGGCCTCATTCTGATGGCAGTTTTAGTTTTAAACTCATTCCTCTTTGCTCAGCAGAGAGTAAATGTATTGATTGCTTACTATTCCTTTACGGGTAATACTGAACAAATGGCTTCTGGAGTGGAAGAAGGAGCATTAAAGGTACAGGATGTCGCGGTGACGAAGAAAAAAGTAACAAAAGTAACAGCATCGGATCTGCAAAATGCAGACGGTATTATTCTGGGCTCTCCGACTTATTTTGCGAATATTGCCGGTCCAATGAAAACATTTGTCGATAATTGGGCTTTCAAATTTGGCGTTTATTTTGGCGACAAAGTCGGCGGGGCTTTTTCTACCGGAGACATGCGAACTGGAGGAAAAGAATTTGTCGTGATTTCTTTGTTGCTTGCAATGATGAATAACGGCATGATTGTCGTGGGTCCTGTTTATCAAGTCGGAGGTGTGAACTTTGGAGGTTTCGGGGCTTCTGCTATGACAGGTGCACCAGATCAGGGAATAAGCGATTCGGAATTAGATGATGCGCGAAAACTTGGGCAAAGAGTCGCTACTATCGCACGAAGGCTGAAATATGGAACTCCTGTTTATGATTCTAATAATTCCGAACCACTGCCCAAAAAATATTCGTTACATCAAAATTCGCCTAATCCGTTTAATCCCGGAACAAAAATTGAGTATGAGCTGCCACAAAGGTCAAGCGTGACGTTGACAATTTTTAATGAAATAGGAGAAAAAGTGCGGACATTGGTAGAGAAGCAACAACTCGCAGGAAAATATGAAATACTGTGGGATGGAAGAAATGACTATGGACAACGCGTGGCGACGGGAACTTATTTTTACCAGCTTAATGTGCAAGGAAATGTACAAACGAAGAAAATGATACTTTTAAAGTAG